A genomic segment from Kyrpidia tusciae DSM 2912 encodes:
- a CDS encoding DUF350 domain-containing protein, whose amino-acid sequence MTLTIHQLLTMGFWFVLFILLLVVLMAVDVALTRYNDFELIRRGHTAVALRFVLKLLAHALIISRSMMISQVVWDAAVISAYAFVLLLIVQWLFDLVMKRAAGIDMSKNIAENHMPSALLSGSLHVVGAVILMGSM is encoded by the coding sequence TTGACGCTGACCATCCACCAGTTGTTGACAATGGGATTCTGGTTTGTGCTCTTCATTCTTCTCCTGGTTGTCCTCATGGCGGTCGATGTGGCCCTGACGCGATACAACGATTTTGAATTGATCCGGCGGGGGCATACCGCCGTCGCTTTGCGGTTCGTGTTAAAACTTCTCGCCCATGCGCTGATCATTTCCCGATCCATGATGATCAGCCAGGTCGTATGGGATGCGGCGGTGATCTCCGCCTACGCTTTCGTGCTGCTCTTGATCGTCCAGTGGCTATTTGACCTGGTGATGAAACGGGCCGCAGGGATCGACATGAGCAAAAACATTGCGGAGAACCATATGCCCAGCGCCTTATTGTCGGGATCCCTGCACGTGGTTGGCGCCGTGATCCTGATGGGATCGATGTAA
- a CDS encoding DUF4178 domain-containing protein has protein sequence MSVWKRVADLIRARDPHPAVVQKTWFTLRPGDVVQVELTEYIVEAAAAFNAIQSIHYVLRDGRTYRHLVIDRGEGLVFRLYETLDGRLDDIGEIPETVHLDGVDYHLESQQESPAWVDGPMHLVHGDTVYIWNHQSDDRGLFRVEWQNGKYWFGLGRFTEEFDARIIAGT, from the coding sequence ATGTCCGTATGGAAAAGGGTGGCCGACCTGATTCGCGCCCGGGACCCTCATCCTGCGGTGGTGCAAAAAACGTGGTTCACTTTAAGGCCCGGGGACGTTGTTCAGGTGGAACTGACCGAGTACATCGTCGAAGCCGCCGCCGCCTTTAACGCCATCCAGAGTATACACTATGTACTCCGGGACGGGCGCACGTACCGCCATTTGGTGATCGACCGGGGGGAAGGACTGGTTTTCCGCCTGTATGAAACCCTGGATGGCAGGCTGGACGACATTGGAGAGATCCCCGAGACGGTACATTTGGACGGAGTGGATTACCATCTCGAATCCCAGCAGGAATCCCCGGCCTGGGTGGATGGCCCCATGCATCTGGTGCACGGGGACACCGTATATATTTGGAACCATCAAAGCGACGATCGTGGCCTGTTCCGGGTGGAATGGCAGAACGGAAAATATTGGTTTGGGCTGGGGCGGTTTACCGAAGAATTTGACGCCAGGATCATTGCCGGCACATGA